The window CTATATTATCCCTAGGCATCTTGGTTGGGTGGTTCGTATGTTACTGGCTCTGCTGAACCATTGACTGGATTGTTGAGTATTCCTCTAGCTGGTGCTGCTAATGTGGAGTTCCATTTGGAGAAGGTGACATTCTTAGTTCCATACAATTTTTAGTTCCATGTAGAAATTGTTATTCCCGTTTGAAGAAGGCTTTTTGACTTTAGTTAACATGAGCAGGAAGCAGAGAGGAAGTTTGCATTGAATCTTTTAGATTTATATAAGAATATCAGAGGAGCAGTCAATCTTCATGGTATCGAACAAGCTGCTGAATTAACGATTGGACGCTTTAGCGGTATCCATGTAAGAATATTCTATCATCTTTGTTATTCTACTTGTCTTTTCAATGTGTATAAATATAACTGATCTCACTGGAAATTACAGGCATTAGCAGAGGAGTATGGACAAGGTATGGCTAAGCAAGGGATGGATGTATTGCTTGCCACACTATCAAAGCTTTTCGATCTGTTGGAGACATCTCACAAAGGTGAATTGTCTCTGTGATTTGATAAactcatttttttaaaagaaagtaGTTCAAGACTGTTTGTATGTAAGCTTAAGATATGTTTGGGCTTGTTGCAGGCCAAATTGTTGGAGTGATTGTCCTTGATGAGAGAGTAAACCAAGAATCAGCTAATCTGCTGAGCGTTGAGTCTTCATCTCGTTCATCTGCACGGTCTATGGCTGAGGTAGAGGGAGTTCCAAGTGGAGCCATTATTGCTCAAGTTATACTTGTTAGGCTGACGCTTGCATGGTTAACTGGAATCATCCTTCTCATTGCAACTCTCCTTGGGGTAAGTTCACATAACTCCTCTTCTATCAGTGAACTACCAAAGCAGATTCTCATCCGTTCTTGCTATTCATGGCTGTTGCAGGTGTACTTCCTTATGTACATGCCTTTGACCAAGGACACGCTCCTGTATTCAAACGTGAAGCTCGATTAAGACGTAAAATAGAGCTCAAGTGGACACCGATGAATCTTCAGGTTGATCGCTTACATCTTTTTGTGTGTATTACTCCTTGTTTCTCACCTGGATGCATCTGAAACCAGTATTATTTGAATGTTTTAAGAGAAGGTTTACACTTTTTGTGGCCGGACCAGTGGTTGTGTTATCTGTATATTGTTGCAATAAGGTTTCATtcttgatttattatttgttttcttttacatACATGCGAGTCTCAGTCCTTATTTTAATAAAGCACGATTTGGACGcattttatgtaatcttatgttTCCTGTAAGAGCTTTTGATCATGGAATCTGAATTGATATTACATGTAGCGCTTGTAAGTTACTTGCAAAGATCTTTGAATGTTCTCTTAGAACCCAGGGAAATATATCAGGTAGTCCCAAGTATGAACCTTCACCTCCATCCTTCTCTATTCCAAGAACACTTGTAGAATCCTGTTTTGATCCAATTTAGTATGACACGGTTCTTATTTCGTTAAAAGCAACTACAAGAGGTTGTTGCATCATTGAGACAAAAGTTAACAAACCAGTTCAAGATCATGA of the Brassica rapa cultivar Chiifu-401-42 chromosome A03, CAAS_Brap_v3.01, whole genome shotgun sequence genome contains:
- the LOC103860018 gene encoding uncharacterized protein LOC103860018 produces the protein MQAFYIFVVSLLLTLNYRGEASGSVFFIDGSNNQYLRPPSAEALPMSLSEISASVSALLGFAPPSTLTAHGSSKLNKILKPNPFERPRAAFVLEIAGAHDALVEDHSFLGNAIRGSISSDSYNADIELPESGVAVVSVNEPSSDVTDKDMTEFASWLGGSYVTGSAEPLTGLLSIPLAGAANVEFHLEKEAERKFALNLLDLYKNIRGAVNLHGIEQAAELTIGRFSGIHALAEEYGQGMAKQGMDVLLATLSKLFDLLETSHKGQIVGVIVLDERVNQESANLLSVESSSRSSARSMAEVEGVPSGAIIAQVILVRLTLAWLTGIILLIATLLGVYFLMYMPLTKDTLLYSNVKLD